DNA from Roseomonas gilardii subsp. gilardii:
ACCCGGTGACGGGCGGCCCGCACACCGCCCACACCACCAACCCGGTGCCGGTGATCCTGCTGGGCGGGCCCCGGGACTGCACGCTGCGCCAGGGCCGGCTGGCCGATCTGGCGCCGACCCTGTTGCAGCTCCTCGGGCTGAGGCAGCCGGAGGCGATGACCGGCCAGTCGCTGATCCAGGGCGGAGGCTGATTGCCGGCGCCGCCTGATCCCCTGCCGCCTGGTGAAAACCGGCGGCGGGTCGGCCCGGGCGCCATCCCGCCCCCTTGCCCGTCCCTCTGGAAGGCCCGGCTGCAAGCCGCCGCACGGGCCACCGCCCTGGCGCTGCTGATGGCCCCCGCCTCCGCCACCATCCTCGCCGCCGCGCCCCGGAAGCCGGCCGAGCGCCCGCCCGGCCGCGAGGACCTGCACCGGGCGGAGCAGGAGGCGGCACAGGCGAAGGACCTCGCCGAGGCCGCCGCCCGCGCCTCCCGCGAGGCCCGGGAATACGAGGAACGCCTGTCCGCCGAGCGCGCCGAGCTGGGCCGCCGTGCCGTCGCGGCCGAGGAGGCGCTGGACGAGGCGCAGAGCCAGCTCGACGCCGCTCAGGCCGACCTCGCCGCCGCCGAGGCCGCGCTGCGGGAACAGTCGGCCCGGTTGGCCCCCCTCCTGCCCGCGATGCGGCGCATGTCCGCCTGGCCGGCCGAGACGCTGCTCGCTCTGCCCGTGCCTCCGGAGGAGGCGCTGCGCGGCGCCCTGGTGCTGCGTGGCCTGGGGCGGCGCCTGTCCGAGGAAGCAACCGCCTACCGCATCGCCCGCGAGCAGACCGGACAGGCCCTGGCCCGCGCCGCCGCCCGGCGCGAGAACCTCGCCCAGGCCCGCGACCGCGCCCGCGCCGCCAGCCAGGCGGTGGAGGCCAGCCTGTCCGAGGCCCGCACCGCGCGCGGGCAGGCCGATCACGCCGAGGAGCGGGCGGCGCAGCGGGCCGCCAGCCTCGCCGCCCGGGCCGGCAACTTGCGCGGCGCCATCGCCCGGCTGGAGCGCGAGGCCGCCGCCCGTGCCGAGCGGGAGGCGAAGGAGAAGGCCGCCCGCGAGGAAGCCACCCGGCAGGCCGCCCAGGCAGCGGCCACGGCCCGGGAGGATGCCCGCCGCGCCGCCCGCCGCAACCGGGAGGACGAGGAGCAGGTCGCCGCCCTGCCCTCCGCCCCCGCCATCCCCCGTGGCCGGGGCCGCGCCCTGCCCGTGGCCGGCCGCGTCATCTCCCAGTTCGGCGCCGGCGGCACCACCGGCCAGACCTGGTCCACGCCCCCCGGCGCCCGCGTCGTCAGCCCCTGCTCCGGGCAGGTGGCCTTCGCTGATACATTTCGTTCCTATGGCCTGCTGTTGATCATGGATTGCGGTGACGGGTACCATGTGGTCCTGTCTGGTCTCGATCGCCTGGACGCCGGGGTGGGGCAGAAGGTCTCGGCGGGCGAGGCGGTCGGCCAGATGGGGCGTCCCTCTTCCGGGCGCCCCAGCCTCTACGTCGAACTCCGGCGCAGGGGACAGGCGGTGGACCCGCGTCCCTGGCTGGCCGGCAATGGCCGCACGGGATAGGGGCGCCTTCTCTGATTTTTTCCTTGTCTCGGGGAGCCTCGGGCGGATGCGGCGCAAGTTCCGGACAGCAACGGGTGTGGCGGTGGCCTTTGTCGCGGGGGCCGTCGCGGGACCCGTGGTGACTTCGACGGTGGTGCCGGCGCTGGCCCAGGATTCCGGCCGGGCCGACACCTACCGGCTTCTCAACCTCTTCGGCGATGTCTTCGAGCGCGTGCGCGCCGACTATGTCGATCCGGTCAACGACCGGGATGCGATCGAGAACGCCATCAACGGCATGCTCCAGGGCCTCGACCCGCACAGCTCCTACATGAACGCGAAGAACTTCCGCGACATGCAGGTGCAGACGCGCGGCGAGTTCGGCGGCCTCGGCATCGAGGTCACGCAGGAAGGCGGCTACGTCAAGGTCATCTCGCCCATCGACGACACGCCCGCCCAGCGCGCCGGCATCAAGCCCGGTGACCTGATCACCAACCTCAACGGCACCTCCGTCCAGGGCATGAGCCTGCAGGACGCGGTGGAGCAGATGCGCGGCGAGCGTGGCTCCTCCATCCGCCTGACCATCCGGCGGGAGGGCGTGACCACGCCCATCGACCTCAGCCTGACGCGCGAGGTGATCCGCCCGCAGGTGGTCCGCGCCCGGCTGGAAGGCAACGACATCGCCTATATCCGCCTCACCTCCTTCAACGAGCAGACCGATCCCGGCCTGCGCAAGACCTTCCAGCAGCTCAAGTCCCAGGCGCCGAACGGGCTCAAGGGCCTGATCCTCGACCTGCGCAACAACCCGGGTGGGCTGCTCGATCAGGCGATCCAGGTCAGCGACGACCTGCTCGACCAGGGGGAGATCGTTTCCACCCGCGGCCGCCGGCCCGAGGACGCACAGCGCTGGAACGCCCGCGCCGGGGACATCACCAACGGCCTGCCGGTGGTGGTGCTGATCAATGGCGGCTCCGCCTCGGCCAGCGAGATCGTGGCCGGCGCGTTGCAGGACCACCGCCGCGCGGTGGTGCTGGGCGTGAAGTCCTTCGGCAAGGGCTCGGTGCAGACGGTCATGCCGCTGCCCGGCAACGGCGCCATCCGCCTGACCACGGCGCGCTACTACACCCCCTCCGGCCGCTCCATCCAGGCCACCGGGATCGAGCCGGATGTGGAGGTGCTCGGCCAGCGCGTGGACGCCGCCCAGCGCGACCGCGAGGCCGATCTTCGCCACGCCCTCAAGCACCCCGAGACGTCCTCCGCCACCCCGGTGGTGCCGCTGCCGCCGCTGAACCTGCCGCAAGGCTTGCTCGACCGCATCCAGCACACGCCGCCCGAAGGCGCCCCTGCCTTCGACCCGACCAAGCCGGAGACGGACTTCCAGTTGCAGCAGGCCCTGGTGCTGGTGCGTGGCATGGCCGCGACGCCGCAGCAGGCCCCGGCGCAGCGCCGCGCCAGCCGCTGATGCGCTGACGCGGCCCGGTCCATGGCCGGAACGGGCCATGGACCGGCCGGCAGGACCGGATGCCAGCATCATCCGGCCGGCCGAAGGATGGGGAACCGGCCCTGCGCCGCATGACCCGTCCGTGGCCAACCGCCCCGGCGATGGATCACCATCGCCTCGGGAACCCCGCAAGAACCTCCGTCCTTGCAACTTCCGGCTGCCGCATCAGGGTCGTTTACCGGGCATAAACGCCAAGGACGCCATAAAATTGTGGAAAGTGGCGGACCTGCCTGGAAATGGCCTCATTGATGAGGATACTCTCAAAAAGAGAGACTGCGGCGGAAGATCCGTCGCAGGAAGCCAGAAATCTGCCCCGGACCAGCCCCGATGCGCTGTCGCATCCCGGCTTTCCGGGCCAGGGCGAACGGACGGAAACCATGCGCGAGGCGATGGCTGGCGGCCCGGAAGCCAGCGAATGGACCGATGGCTGGGCCTGGCTGAGGCGCTTCTGGGGCTTCGTCCTGACCGCCACCCTGCTGGGCCTCGGCACGCTCGCCTATCTCGGCCCGCCGCCGCCCCGGGAAGCCGCCGCGCAGCCCCCTGCCGTCGTCACCCCCGCCGCTCTCCCTGACGCCGCCGCGCCGGTTGTCCCCGCCACGGCCGAGGCCCAGGCCGCCACCCTGACCGACCTCCAAGACCCCGCCCCCCCGCAGAACCAGGGGCAGCCAGGTCCGATCCCGCCACCGGACCCGCAATTGCTGGAGGCGACGCATCTCGGCGCCCTGCCCCGCGTGGCGCCGGATGGCCGGACCTCGATCCGGACCTATGGCCGCGCCTTCGCCCGTGGCGAGAAGCGGCCGCGCATCGCCATCGTGGTCGGCGGGCTGGGCCTCCATGCGGGGCTGAGCGACGAGGCCATCCGCCGCCTGCCGCCCACGACCGGCCTCGCCTTCAGCCCCTATGCCCAGAATATCCAGCCCCTGCTGAACCGCGCCCGCGCCCGGGGGATGGAGATGCTGGTGGCCCTGCCCATGGAGCCCGCCGGCTATCCGTCCAACGACCCGGGGCCCCGCGCCCTCCTCACCACGCTTCCGGCCGCCGAGAATGCGGAGCGGCTGCGCTGGGTGCTGACCCGGATGCAGGGCTATGTCGGCGCGGTCGGCGCCCTGGGCGGCATGCGCGGCGAACGTTTCGCCCAGGCGCCGGAACTGCTGGCCGGAGTGCAGGACGTGCTGCGCGACCGCGGCCTGCTCTATCTCGACCCGCGGCCCGAGGCGACCAACAGCAACCGCGCCTGGGGCCGCACCGCCGATGTGGTGATCGACGAGCCCGCGACGCGGGAGGGCGTGGAGCGCCGCTTGCAGGAACTCGAGCGTGTTGCCAAGGAATGGGGCTCGGCCCTCGGCGTGGCCGGCGATGCCTCGCCGGTGCTGCTGGACCGTATCACCAGTTGGGCGACAGGGTTGGAACAGCGGGGGATCGTGCTGGCCCCCGTCACCGCCATCCTCCGCCGCCCTGAGATCCCGCAGAAGGAAACTGCCACGCGATGAGCGACCTGCCCTACCGCCCCAATGTCGGTGCCGTGCTCTTCAACGCGGACGGGCTGGTGCTGGTGGCGCGCCGGGCGGACCAGCCGCATGGGGAGGCCGGCGCGGGCGCCTGGCAACTGCCCCAGGGCGGGCTGGACGAGGGCGAGGAGCCGCGCCAGGCCGTGCTGCGCGAACTGGCCGAGGAGATCGGCACCGACAAGGCCGAGATCCTGGCCGAACATGATGAATGGCTGCGCTACGACCTGCCGGAGCATCTGATCGGCAGGATCTGGGGCGGCCGCTGGCGTGGGCAGAAACAGCGCTGGTTCGCCCTGCGCTTCACGGGCCAGGATTCCGACATCCGCCTGGATGCCGACGCCCATCAGGAATTCGACGCCTGGCGCTGGGCCGCGCTGGAGGAACTCCCCGGCCTCGCCGTCCCCTTCAAGCGCCCGATCTACGAGGCCCTGGCCCGCGCCTTCGCCCGCTTCGCCGTTCCCATGGCGGAGTGATCTGGCTTTACCCTTGGCTCCCCGGGGGCAAGGCTCCGCCTTTCCCCCGGCCCCCCATCCGCCAGGACCCTGCGGGCCCTGGACCCGGTTCGTTGGTTCCTGCTGCGGCCGGATCGCGCCGGAGAGCTCGGCTCTCCGGCGACTGCCAATGCCACCAGTGCGGCCAAGGCGTTTTTCTTCTTTTCGGGAGCCCCGCTGGTCCACCTGCGCCAGGGATCGGGCTGTGGAACAACGGTATCCGCCGGCGCCCACGAAAGCCCGGGGTCTGGGGACCGGCTTCGGTCCCCCATCCTGGTCATGGGCGGAGAGGGTCCGGGAGAGGCGGCGCCTCTCCCGGGGGCCAACCACGGAAGCTGAGCCTGGAATCTGGAATCGAATCGCAACGAAACCCGACGGAGTGTCTCGAACCGAGACTCACCGCTCCTGGAACGCCTCCGCCAGAGCGTTCCAGAAGGGCTTGCGACTTCCCTCCCAGTCCAGCGGCAGGCCGCGATGCTTCAGCCCGTCCTTGCGCGCCACGCCAGGGTCGGAGACCAGCCAGGAATAGCGGTCGATCAACCCCCAGGTCAGGATGGTCTTCACGCCCCCGGCCAGGGCCGCCTCGGCGAACTCCTTCACCCGTGCCGCGACCAGCGCATCCCGCGCGGGGTAGCCATCGGGCACCTTCCAGGATTCCCGCACGTCCAGCTCGGTGATCAGGAGCTGCAGCCCCTCCCCAGCCAGTTCCTTGCAGAACGCCGTGAAGGAGGGCCCGCTGAAGGGCCGGTCCATCTGGAGATGCGCCTGCATCCCCACGGCATCCAGCGGCGCGCCGGCGCGGCGCAACTGCCGCACCAGGGCCAGCAGCCGCCGCCTCTTCTCCAGGCAATGCGGCGCCTCCTCCTCCACCCCGTACTCGTTCAGGGTGATCCGCAGCGTCGGGTCGCGCTCCCGCGCCAGCCGCAGTGCCAGCTCGATATAGGACGGCCCCAGCGCCCGCAGCCAGGGCGTGTCGCGCAGATCCCCGGCGCCCTGCGGCGTATCGCTGCCCGGGGGATCGGCGATCACCTCGTTCACCACGTCCCAGTCCCGGATGCCCTCGCGCGTATGCTCCAGCACGGCGGTGAAATGTGCCTCCATCACGGCACGCGCGCGCTGCGGCCCCTCGCCCAGCGCCTTTCCCAGCCAGTCGGGCATGGCGTGATGCCAGATCAGCGCATGGCCGCGCATCACCTTGCCTTCCCGCCGCGCCCAGGCGCCCATGCCGTCCAGCGGTCCAAAGTCGAACTTCCCCTCCTGCGGCTGCACCGTGCCCCATTTGCCCTCGTATTCCGGTACGAGCAGGGCGCATTCGGTGCGATAGGCGCGGGCATAGTCCGGGTTGTCGCGAAGCATCGCCGACTGCGCGGCCGCCCCGTAGCCATAGCCCCGCGACCGGGCGATCTCGCCCAGCCCGGGACCGGCCGGCTGAGCCCGTGGCGTGCCGGCCGGCATCGCCGCCACGCCTGCCCCGGCCAGCGCCGCGGCGATCAGCCGGCGCCGGTGCAGAAGATCCACGGGCGGGGTCAGGAGAAAGCCCGCGCGCGATGGGGGCCGCTCAGGAGGATTCGGGGTTCCACCACGATCCCCAAGCCGCCGGCCTCCGGCCCGTTGGTCCGCTTCGCCATGCCCATGTTCCCCATAGGACGCCACGGCGGAAACCCGCCGCAGGTCTCAAGCCGCGCCAAACCGATACCCGGATAACGTGCTGAACCTTCATTCATCACCATGCTCGGCAAAGGATCGCCCGTCACCCACGCTTTCAGGGATGTGATCGGTTGTCAGGCTCAATCTCCAGGAGATCGCACTCCTCCCGCCCTCAGCCTCCCAGGCTGACACCGGAAGGCACATATGGAAAAGGGCCGGTCCCCGAAGGAACCGGCCCTGGTCATGGTTCGGCCCGTCCGCGATGGGACGGGGACGCTCAGGCCGCGGTCGCAGCATCCCGCATGGCGCGTGCGGCGAGCACACGGCCATAGGCCTTGTCGCGCACCGCCTCGCTCTCCGCTGCGGCGGCATTCAGCTCCGTCTCGGCCTGCGCCAGGCGGCTCTCGGCCTCGGCACGCGACAGTTCGGCCACTGGCGTGGCCTCGTCGGCCAGCACCGTCACGCGGTCCGGCGTGATCTCGGCGAAGCCGCCGGCCACGAAGAGGCTTTCCGTGTCCCGCCCGCCTTCGCGCACCTTGATGAGGCCGCCCCGCAGGGCGACGATCATCGGAGCGTGCTTCGGCAGGATGCCCATCTCGCCCTCCCAGGCGGGGATGGTGACCATCTCCACCGGGCGGGAGAGCAAAAGCTTCTCCGGGCTCACCAGCTCGAGGTTGAAGGTGTCGGCCATGGCGTCAGGCCGCCTGCTTCAGGCCCTCGGCCTTCTTCACGGCTTCCTCGATGGTGCCGACCATGTAGAAGGCGGCCTCCGGCAGGTGGTCGTACTTGCCTTCCACGATGCCGGCGAAGGAGCGGATCGTGTCCT
Protein-coding regions in this window:
- a CDS encoding S41 family peptidase, whose product is MRRKFRTATGVAVAFVAGAVAGPVVTSTVVPALAQDSGRADTYRLLNLFGDVFERVRADYVDPVNDRDAIENAINGMLQGLDPHSSYMNAKNFRDMQVQTRGEFGGLGIEVTQEGGYVKVISPIDDTPAQRAGIKPGDLITNLNGTSVQGMSLQDAVEQMRGERGSSIRLTIRREGVTTPIDLSLTREVIRPQVVRARLEGNDIAYIRLTSFNEQTDPGLRKTFQQLKSQAPNGLKGLILDLRNNPGGLLDQAIQVSDDLLDQGEIVSTRGRRPEDAQRWNARAGDITNGLPVVVLINGGSASASEIVAGALQDHRRAVVLGVKSFGKGSVQTVMPLPGNGAIRLTTARYYTPSGRSIQATGIEPDVEVLGQRVDAAQRDREADLRHALKHPETSSATPVVPLPPLNLPQGLLDRIQHTPPEGAPAFDPTKPETDFQLQQALVLVRGMAATPQQAPAQRRASR
- a CDS encoding endo-1,4-beta-xylanase produces the protein MDLLHRRRLIAAALAGAGVAAMPAGTPRAQPAGPGLGEIARSRGYGYGAAAQSAMLRDNPDYARAYRTECALLVPEYEGKWGTVQPQEGKFDFGPLDGMGAWARREGKVMRGHALIWHHAMPDWLGKALGEGPQRARAVMEAHFTAVLEHTREGIRDWDVVNEVIADPPGSDTPQGAGDLRDTPWLRALGPSYIELALRLARERDPTLRITLNEYGVEEEAPHCLEKRRRLLALVRQLRRAGAPLDAVGMQAHLQMDRPFSGPSFTAFCKELAGEGLQLLITELDVRESWKVPDGYPARDALVAARVKEFAEAALAGGVKTILTWGLIDRYSWLVSDPGVARKDGLKHRGLPLDWEGSRKPFWNALAEAFQER
- a CDS encoding murein hydrolase activator EnvC family protein — encoded protein: MPAPPDPLPPGENRRRVGPGAIPPPCPSLWKARLQAAARATALALLMAPASATILAAAPRKPAERPPGREDLHRAEQEAAQAKDLAEAAARASREAREYEERLSAERAELGRRAVAAEEALDEAQSQLDAAQADLAAAEAALREQSARLAPLLPAMRRMSAWPAETLLALPVPPEEALRGALVLRGLGRRLSEEATAYRIAREQTGQALARAAARRENLAQARDRARAASQAVEASLSEARTARGQADHAEERAAQRAASLAARAGNLRGAIARLEREAAARAEREAKEKAAREEATRQAAQAAATAREDARRAARRNREDEEQVAALPSAPAIPRGRGRALPVAGRVISQFGAGGTTGQTWSTPPGARVVSPCSGQVAFADTFRSYGLLLIMDCGDGYHVVLSGLDRLDAGVGQKVSAGEAVGQMGRPSSGRPSLYVELRRRGQAVDPRPWLAGNGRTG
- a CDS encoding RNA pyrophosphohydrolase — protein: MSDLPYRPNVGAVLFNADGLVLVARRADQPHGEAGAGAWQLPQGGLDEGEEPRQAVLRELAEEIGTDKAEILAEHDEWLRYDLPEHLIGRIWGGRWRGQKQRWFALRFTGQDSDIRLDADAHQEFDAWRWAALEELPGLAVPFKRPIYEALARAFARFAVPMAE
- a CDS encoding divergent polysaccharide deacetylase family protein, producing MREAMAGGPEASEWTDGWAWLRRFWGFVLTATLLGLGTLAYLGPPPPREAAAQPPAVVTPAALPDAAAPVVPATAEAQAATLTDLQDPAPPQNQGQPGPIPPPDPQLLEATHLGALPRVAPDGRTSIRTYGRAFARGEKRPRIAIVVGGLGLHAGLSDEAIRRLPPTTGLAFSPYAQNIQPLLNRARARGMEMLVALPMEPAGYPSNDPGPRALLTTLPAAENAERLRWVLTRMQGYVGAVGALGGMRGERFAQAPELLAGVQDVLRDRGLLYLDPRPEATNSNRAWGRTADVVIDEPATREGVERRLQELERVAKEWGSALGVAGDASPVLLDRITSWATGLEQRGIVLAPVTAILRRPEIPQKETATR
- the atpC gene encoding ATP synthase F1 subunit epsilon; amino-acid sequence: MADTFNLELVSPEKLLLSRPVEMVTIPAWEGEMGILPKHAPMIVALRGGLIKVREGGRDTESLFVAGGFAEITPDRVTVLADEATPVAELSRAEAESRLAQAETELNAAAAESEAVRDKAYGRVLAARAMRDAATAA